From a region of the candidate division WOR-3 bacterium genome:
- a CDS encoding LptF/LptG family permease translates to MNMKGSSFLFKKCKISILSKYIIKQAILPFFSGFLIFSFILLMERIFQLFDFLISKHVSLGSVIGVFLYSLPFIIALTIPMGVLVASIATYGRMSGDLEILAIRALGINPLGLTRGSFLTSLFITIGMVFFNMYILPESNFKLKKLYLEISRARPTIHLHPEKFNELSEEYTLWIKEIDHSKSVITNIILKEDIPGKPIRTIYAREGKMEVLGDSLIFHLSSGEMHIFDQKDPFQYKIVNFDNYILSISLKKENLVETTKGYREMNLKELLKNARETEVKRKKWRYLLEAHKKFSIPFASLIFVLVGVPIGIQMKKGGVGNGITLSFFLFMIYYIMLIGGEELCERGYFYPSLSMWAPNIVLGITGLYLFYKIIYEK, encoded by the coding sequence TTAAGCAAATATATAATAAAGCAGGCTATTCTTCCTTTTTTCTCAGGCTTTCTTATTTTTAGTTTTATCTTACTAATGGAAAGGATTTTTCAGTTATTTGATTTTCTTATTAGTAAACATGTTTCCTTAGGCTCAGTTATTGGAGTTTTTCTCTATAGTTTACCTTTCATAATTGCATTAACAATTCCAATGGGTGTTTTGGTGGCTTCTATTGCGACTTATGGAAGAATGAGTGGAGATCTTGAGATTCTTGCTATCAGAGCTTTAGGGATTAATCCTTTGGGTTTGACAAGAGGAAGCTTTTTAACTTCTCTTTTTATAACAATAGGAATGGTTTTTTTTAATATGTATATCCTTCCGGAATCTAATTTTAAACTAAAAAAACTTTACTTAGAAATTTCAAGAGCAAGACCAACCATACATCTTCACCCCGAAAAATTTAATGAACTTAGTGAAGAATATACCTTATGGATAAAGGAAATAGATCATTCAAAGTCAGTAATCACTAACATTATTCTTAAAGAAGATATACCAGGAAAGCCTATAAGAACTATTTACGCTCGGGAAGGCAAGATGGAAGTATTGGGAGATAGTCTAATTTTTCATCTTTCTTCTGGGGAGATGCACATATTTGATCAGAAAGACCCATTTCAGTATAAAATAGTGAATTTTGATAATTATATTTTATCTATTTCTCTTAAAAAAGAAAATTTAGTAGAGACAACCAAAGGTTATAGAGAAATGAATTTAAAAGAACTTTTGAAAAATGCCAGAGAAACAGAGGTAAAGAGAAAGAAGTGGCGTTATTTACTTGAAGCTCATAAAAAGTTCTCTATCCCTTTTGCCTCTTTAATTTTTGTTTTAGTTGGTGTCCCTATTGGTATACAAATGAAAAAAGGGGGTGTTGGAAATGGGATAACCCTTAGCTTTTTTTTGTTTATGATTTATTATATAATGCTAATAGGTGGAGAAGAGCTATGTGAAAGAGGTTATTTTTATCCTTCTTTATCAATGTGGGCTCCAAATA